From the Limosilactobacillus panis genome, one window contains:
- a CDS encoding cation:proton antiporter family protein yields the protein MEQISVLIVMVAALIIPIVMARFKVSNVPTAVAEIVMGIILGKSVLNIVSPNAILNMMSTFGVIMLMFLSGMEINFDLFKRQPGKKRDSKSPVSLASQSFLVVIITAVILGSILHFIGLFSDVFLATILFSTVALGVVIATLKEKEILGRPAGQTILLTAVLGEVVPMLSLTIYASINGGNAGRLWLILLLFLAAIVLLHRFKQPYIWFNRISKSTTQLDIRLAFSLIFILVTIAETVGAENILGAFLAGMVMKLLEPTEATKDKLTSIGYGFLIPFFFIMTGVRLDLRTLVTHPQALALIPVLIACFIIAKLPIMFIYKRRFSPRNSFAGSFLVVTTITLVLPSLTVARNLHAITSTQSDAFILAAVVVCLIAPVIFNSLYKLEKADLIKQRVVFVGTNTFSVPVAQQLSRNWYEVRMLTDSAENYKTYNSEVSALTYLPELTEEALQKGHFFDTDVMVLAFPSDKKNARLAVMAKKAGVSRVIAGQNAPGRNREKVSALADIGVEIYNTFNVQISVLRSLIETPSILEMLTDTDAGLYEAVVRNQRFFGRELHTLPFIDQITVSRIYRNHQAISPHGDTVLEEGDHMIYTGERAAAEEARRQLRRRN from the coding sequence ATGGAGCAAATCTCTGTATTAATCGTAATGGTAGCGGCGCTGATCATTCCAATCGTGATGGCCCGCTTCAAAGTTTCAAACGTGCCCACCGCGGTTGCGGAAATCGTAATGGGAATCATTCTCGGTAAAAGTGTGCTTAACATTGTATCCCCAAACGCAATCCTAAATATGATGTCGACCTTTGGGGTGATCATGTTGATGTTTCTTTCGGGAATGGAAATCAACTTTGACCTTTTCAAACGTCAGCCGGGGAAAAAGCGCGATAGCAAGTCACCGGTTAGTCTGGCGAGCCAGTCCTTTCTTGTAGTAATTATTACTGCAGTAATCTTGGGTTCAATTCTGCACTTCATCGGCCTCTTTTCGGACGTCTTCTTGGCCACCATCCTCTTCTCGACGGTGGCCCTCGGGGTGGTCATCGCTACCCTGAAGGAAAAGGAGATCCTTGGCCGGCCAGCAGGGCAGACTATCCTGTTGACGGCAGTGCTGGGGGAAGTTGTTCCGATGCTTTCCCTTACCATTTACGCTTCCATTAATGGTGGCAACGCTGGCCGGTTATGGCTGATTCTCCTCCTGTTTTTGGCCGCTATCGTCCTCTTACATCGGTTTAAGCAGCCCTATATCTGGTTCAACCGAATCTCTAAATCGACAACGCAACTCGATATTCGGTTGGCCTTCTCGCTAATTTTTATTCTGGTGACGATTGCGGAGACTGTGGGGGCCGAGAACATCCTAGGAGCTTTCTTGGCCGGGATGGTCATGAAACTATTGGAACCGACGGAGGCAACAAAGGATAAGCTGACCTCGATTGGCTATGGCTTCTTGATTCCGTTCTTCTTTATCATGACCGGGGTGCGCCTCGACTTACGGACCTTGGTTACTCACCCGCAAGCTTTAGCACTGATCCCGGTTTTGATTGCTTGCTTTATCATTGCTAAGTTACCAATCATGTTTATTTATAAGCGGCGCTTTTCACCCCGCAATTCCTTTGCCGGCAGCTTCCTGGTGGTAACCACAATTACCCTGGTCCTGCCTTCGTTAACAGTTGCTCGCAACCTCCACGCCATCACTAGTACCCAATCGGATGCCTTCATTTTGGCGGCCGTGGTGGTTTGCTTGATTGCACCCGTAATTTTCAACTCACTTTACAAGCTAGAAAAAGCCGACCTAATTAAGCAGCGGGTTGTCTTTGTCGGCACCAATACCTTTAGTGTGCCGGTTGCCCAGCAGCTTTCAAGGAATTGGTACGAAGTTCGGATGCTGACGGATAGTGCAGAAAACTATAAGACCTATAATAGCGAGGTTAGTGCCTTGACCTACCTGCCAGAACTAACTGAGGAAGCATTACAAAAGGGCCACTTCTTTGATACCGACGTGATGGTCCTGGCTTTCCCAAGTGACAAGAAGAATGCCCGACTGGCAGTGATGGCCAAGAAGGCCGGCGTAAGCCGGGTAATTGCTGGACAAAATGCGCCGGGACGAAACCGTGAAAAGGTTAGTGCCTTGGCCGATATCGGGGTGGAAATCTATAACACCTTTAACGTCCAGATTAGTGTCCTCCGTTCCCTGATTGAGACGCCATCGATTCTGGAAATGTTAACGGATACTGATGCTGGCCTATATGAAGCTGTGGTTCGCAACCAGCGGTTTTTTGGACGTGAGTTACACACCCTGCCGTTCATTGACCAGATTACGGTTAGCCGGATCTACCGCAACCACCAGGCAATCTCGCCCCATGGTGATACGGTCTTAGAAGAGGGCGATCACATGATCTATACTGGCGAAAGAGCAGCTGCTGAAGAAGCCCGTAGGCAGTTGCGACGGCGGAATTAA
- the rpsN gene encoding 30S ribosomal protein S14 — MAKKSKIAKLHHQEALVKKYAAKRKALKAKGDYIALSKLPRNSSAVRLHNRDRYDGRPHAYMRKFGMSRINFRNLAHKGQIPGVRKASW, encoded by the coding sequence ATGGCAAAAAAGTCAAAAATTGCTAAATTACACCACCAAGAAGCGTTAGTTAAGAAGTATGCAGCTAAGCGGAAGGCGTTGAAGGCCAAGGGTGACTACATTGCCTTATCCAAGCTGCCACGCAATTCAAGTGCGGTGCGGCTGCACAATCGTGACCGGTATGATGGTCGACCACATGCATACATGCGTAAGTTTGGCATGTCCCGGATTAATTTCCGGAACCTTGCCCATAAGGGACAGATTCCGGGTGTCCGTAAGGCTAGCTGGTAG
- the asp1 gene encoding accessory Sec system glycosyltransferase Asp1 — MLYFINFGMPDYKSGIEHAELKRLRLFEQHDYPCKIIIHDWSRDLHATAARAGVDDQHLLSMFDYFQKTVSVPQQRVTVTDIDLGISNPQLVKDGPNHRYLVSRPDGRLLARVNYDEENNEQVTSVELFDGYGNLYRVDIYDSRGFRTLLQWYSPDNKIDNEEWVTPDGQVVMRAFHKFNAQGKLVTTGWWLQDHKQLVHQFATLDQLFAYFLNVVNEKGQNTFILDRSLLADDALIHLDRPAYTVMHLHNSQAGNAQDPLHSVLNDNYEYALVNINKYSAYICATARQTKDVITRFHPTCDMYTIPVGIVPESQLKAPRVPESQRIFGKIIAVARIAREKNLGALIKAVKIAHDRVPEVTLDLYGYPDSANNYGEKHKLTKLIHELNLTDVVTFKGYTSNVEAVEDRAQIFGLTSVMEGFNLSIMEAISHGVVGVTYDVNYGPNDIIQDGQNGYVVDYGDYQALGARLITLFKDPALMQKISDGAYDSARRYSPDNVWQGWKKLIDTAKERLKGVE, encoded by the coding sequence ATGCTTTACTTTATTAACTTTGGAATGCCAGATTATAAGTCCGGAATTGAGCATGCCGAACTCAAGCGTCTGCGTTTGTTTGAACAGCACGATTACCCGTGCAAGATCATTATTCATGACTGGAGTCGGGACCTTCACGCCACTGCGGCCCGGGCGGGGGTCGATGACCAGCACTTGCTCTCTATGTTTGACTACTTTCAAAAGACGGTTAGTGTCCCCCAACAACGGGTAACGGTCACGGATATTGATCTTGGTATCAGTAATCCACAACTGGTTAAGGATGGGCCCAACCACCGCTACCTCGTGTCGCGTCCGGACGGCCGGCTTTTGGCGCGGGTCAATTACGATGAGGAAAATAATGAGCAGGTAACCTCGGTTGAATTGTTTGATGGCTATGGCAACCTTTACCGGGTCGATATTTACGATTCCCGGGGTTTCCGGACCCTTTTGCAGTGGTATTCACCTGATAATAAAATTGACAACGAGGAATGGGTCACCCCGGATGGTCAAGTGGTGATGCGTGCCTTTCATAAGTTCAATGCTCAGGGTAAATTGGTCACCACTGGCTGGTGGCTACAAGACCACAAGCAGCTTGTCCACCAGTTTGCAACGCTGGACCAATTATTTGCCTACTTCTTGAATGTGGTTAATGAAAAGGGGCAAAACACCTTTATACTGGACCGCTCTTTACTTGCCGATGATGCCCTAATTCACCTTGACCGTCCAGCATATACGGTTATGCACCTTCATAATTCTCAAGCGGGCAATGCTCAAGACCCCCTCCATTCGGTTCTTAATGATAATTACGAATACGCCCTCGTCAACATCAATAAGTATTCGGCTTATATCTGTGCGACTGCTCGCCAAACAAAGGATGTCATTACCCGCTTTCACCCGACCTGTGACATGTACACGATTCCGGTGGGGATTGTCCCAGAAAGTCAGTTAAAAGCCCCCCGTGTTCCAGAAAGCCAAAGAATCTTTGGCAAGATTATTGCGGTTGCCCGGATTGCCCGTGAAAAGAACCTGGGGGCGTTGATCAAGGCAGTTAAGATTGCCCACGACCGGGTGCCAGAAGTGACCCTTGACCTGTACGGCTATCCTGATTCAGCCAATAATTATGGGGAAAAGCACAAGCTGACTAAGCTTATTCACGAACTGAACTTGACAGATGTAGTGACCTTTAAAGGTTACACCAGTAATGTGGAAGCCGTTGAAGACCGGGCCCAGATATTTGGCCTGACCTCGGTTATGGAAGGATTTAATCTCTCCATCATGGAAGCCATCTCCCATGGTGTGGTTGGTGTGACCTATGACGTTAATTACGGCCCCAATGATATCATTCAAGATGGCCAAAATGGGTACGTGGTTGACTATGGTGATTACCAGGCTTTAGGAGCCCGGCTGATCACCCTTTTCAAGGACCCCGCCTTAATGCAAAAGATTAGTGATGGTGCGTACGATTCTGCCCGTCGTTATTCGCCAGATAATGTTTGGCAGGGGTGGAAAAAACTGATTGATACCGCTAAAGAACGGTTGAAAGGGGTAGAGTAG
- a CDS encoding FAD-dependent oxidoreductase, with protein sequence MADEHLYDLIIVGAGPAGLSAGLYAGRATLDTLVLEGDTVGGQVTTTSVVYNYPAVEKVDGTQLMNQMQKQVADFGVTIEHDQVEKYQLKDEVKVLVGNSGKKYHARSVIIATGAKPRKVGFPGEDEFRGRGVAYCSTCDGELFTGLQIFVVGGGYAAAEEADYLSRFGKHVTVLVRSDHFKCPPLMAARALNNPKVSVEYNTEIKEVKGDDYVTEATLVNNKTGRETTYHVDEGDNTFGIFIYVGTQPATKNLQGIVDLDDRGYIKANANGETNVAGVYAAGDVIVKNLRQIITAASDGAVAATAAEQYVTTQKQKQGIPIHADVAKKAAKTVGQTTNLEEQEKVTPHEGNWLSADIDSQLKPIFDRLTKDVTLEVNTNDSDLSQQLVSFATEFAGLNDHFTVTTKKGSGECLPLLKLLDADGNDTGLHYVGIPTGHELNSLVLGVYNVAGPGQTIAPEMVDRIKKLPAANIRIGVSLTCHFCPDVVAACQRMASLNPNITATMIDLQHFPELRKNKKIMSVPATMIDDSPVIFGSQSLEQLVAAVEKYQ encoded by the coding sequence ATGGCAGATGAACACTTATACGACCTGATCATCGTTGGGGCCGGGCCAGCAGGATTGTCTGCCGGACTGTACGCCGGTCGGGCGACCCTAGATACCTTGGTCCTTGAGGGCGATACCGTCGGCGGCCAGGTCACTACAACCTCCGTGGTTTACAACTACCCCGCCGTGGAAAAAGTCGACGGGACCCAGCTAATGAACCAGATGCAAAAGCAGGTGGCTGATTTTGGTGTCACCATCGAACACGACCAGGTTGAAAAGTACCAGCTGAAAGACGAAGTTAAGGTCCTGGTTGGTAATAGTGGCAAAAAGTACCACGCCCGCAGCGTGATTATCGCCACCGGTGCTAAGCCGCGCAAAGTGGGCTTTCCCGGTGAAGATGAATTCCGGGGACGCGGTGTTGCATACTGCTCGACCTGTGACGGTGAATTGTTCACCGGCCTGCAGATTTTCGTTGTCGGTGGCGGTTACGCCGCTGCTGAAGAAGCCGACTACCTGAGCCGGTTTGGTAAGCACGTTACCGTCCTTGTTCGCAGCGACCACTTCAAGTGCCCACCATTGATGGCGGCCCGGGCTTTGAACAACCCAAAGGTCTCGGTGGAATACAATACCGAGATCAAGGAAGTCAAGGGTGATGACTACGTAACGGAAGCCACCCTGGTCAACAACAAGACGGGTCGGGAGACAACCTACCACGTTGACGAAGGCGACAATACCTTTGGCATCTTTATCTACGTCGGGACCCAGCCAGCCACCAAGAACCTGCAAGGCATCGTTGACTTGGACGACCGCGGTTACATCAAGGCCAATGCCAATGGTGAAACCAACGTTGCCGGGGTTTATGCTGCTGGGGATGTTATTGTGAAGAATCTCCGCCAGATTATCACGGCGGCTTCTGATGGGGCCGTAGCAGCAACGGCGGCGGAGCAATACGTCACCACCCAAAAGCAAAAGCAGGGGATTCCAATCCATGCTGACGTGGCCAAGAAGGCCGCTAAGACAGTTGGTCAAACCACCAACCTGGAAGAGCAGGAAAAGGTAACGCCGCACGAAGGCAACTGGCTGAGTGCTGATATCGACAGTCAACTGAAGCCAATCTTTGACCGCCTGACCAAGGATGTCACCCTGGAAGTCAACACCAATGACAGTGATTTGAGCCAGCAGCTGGTCAGCTTTGCGACCGAGTTTGCCGGCCTCAACGACCACTTCACGGTAACGACAAAGAAGGGTAGCGGTGAATGCCTGCCACTGTTGAAGCTCCTGGACGCAGATGGTAACGACACCGGCTTGCACTATGTCGGGATTCCAACCGGTCACGAACTGAACTCCCTGGTTCTTGGGGTCTACAACGTGGCTGGTCCGGGCCAGACGATTGCACCCGAAATGGTGGATCGGATCAAGAAACTACCTGCTGCTAACATCAGAATTGGGGTTTCTTTGACCTGCCACTTCTGCCCAGACGTGGTCGCGGCTTGTCAACGGATGGCTTCGCTGAATCCAAACATTACCGCGACAATGATTGACCTCCAACACTTCCCGGAACTGCGGAAGAATAAGAAGATCATGAGTGTGCCAGCAACAATGATTGATGACTCACCGGTGATCTTTGGTAGCCAATCACTTGAACAGTTAGTTGCGGCTGTGGAAAAGTATCAATAG
- a CDS encoding C69 family dipeptidase, with protein sequence MTNKLSACTSILIGKNASIDGTIMIGRNEDAKAAWPKHMVVHQHGALGKRFISKDSKFELELPTNSARYTATPEWTDKEGLFEEDGINEYDVAMSATESAYANPLVLGYDPLVPDGLNEEAMITVVLPFVKTAREGVQRLGDLIAKYGTGETNGVLFADNDEAWYFESGSGHYWVAQRIPDDSYAVVANQLAIQEIDFNDLDNFMFHPGIQDFVAANHLNPAKEGFNFRQIFGTADRSDAIYSEPRVWVGHQMFSPNAAKDEHPEDTDLPFIMKPEKKLSVFDAQQYLANHFEGTPYDPLGKGPDAHKYRPISLAKTQESHVLQMNRQPGANIHWLAMGVAAQSTYVPFFNGITDVPAPYKRGKLPAQLNSAYWIFKHASVLVDSHLHDFLPLLGDVQKERKSAAIKMIQETDAVVAKLAADKRPAYLTQQSNNFAVDTMNAYKKLVLELITKMTDYSPLNFNTDENL encoded by the coding sequence ATGACAAATAAGTTAAGTGCCTGCACAAGCATCTTAATTGGTAAAAACGCAAGTATCGACGGCACAATCATGATTGGGCGAAACGAAGACGCCAAAGCCGCCTGGCCCAAACACATGGTCGTCCACCAGCACGGGGCCCTTGGCAAACGCTTCATCTCCAAGGACTCGAAGTTTGAACTGGAGCTGCCCACAAACAGCGCTCGCTACACGGCCACCCCGGAATGGACGGACAAGGAAGGCCTGTTTGAAGAAGACGGCATTAACGAATACGACGTGGCAATGAGTGCGACCGAAAGTGCCTACGCCAACCCACTGGTCTTGGGCTACGACCCCTTAGTACCGGATGGGCTGAACGAGGAGGCCATGATCACCGTCGTCCTCCCCTTTGTTAAGACTGCCCGTGAAGGTGTCCAACGGCTCGGGGACTTGATTGCCAAATATGGGACCGGTGAAACCAACGGGGTCCTCTTCGCCGATAACGATGAAGCCTGGTACTTTGAGAGTGGCAGTGGGCACTACTGGGTGGCCCAGCGGATCCCGGATGATTCCTACGCGGTGGTCGCTAATCAGCTGGCCATCCAGGAAATTGACTTTAATGACTTGGATAATTTCATGTTCCACCCCGGAATCCAGGACTTCGTGGCCGCCAACCACCTCAACCCGGCCAAGGAAGGCTTCAACTTCCGGCAGATCTTCGGCACCGCCGACCGGTCAGACGCCATTTACAGTGAACCCCGGGTCTGGGTTGGTCACCAGATGTTCAGCCCTAACGCTGCTAAGGACGAGCACCCTGAGGATACCGACCTCCCCTTCATCATGAAGCCGGAAAAGAAGCTGTCAGTCTTCGATGCCCAGCAGTACCTGGCCAACCACTTTGAAGGCACCCCTTATGACCCACTAGGTAAGGGCCCGGATGCCCACAAGTACCGGCCAATCAGCCTGGCCAAGACCCAAGAGTCCCACGTTCTCCAGATGAACCGGCAGCCGGGAGCTAATATCCACTGGCTGGCAATGGGCGTGGCGGCACAAAGTACCTACGTGCCCTTCTTCAACGGCATTACCGATGTTCCGGCGCCTTACAAGCGGGGCAAGCTTCCCGCCCAACTTAACTCGGCCTACTGGATTTTCAAGCACGCCAGCGTCCTCGTTGACAGCCACCTCCATGACTTCTTGCCCCTCTTAGGGGATGTCCAAAAGGAGCGCAAGAGTGCCGCCATTAAGATGATCCAGGAAACGGACGCCGTTGTTGCTAAACTGGCGGCCGACAAACGGCCGGCCTACCTGACCCAGCAGAGCAACAACTTTGCGGTCGACACCATGAATGCCTACAAGAAGCTGGTCCTGGAACTGATCACCAAGATGACCGATTATTCGCCGTTAAACTTCAATACAGATGAAAACCTTTGA
- a CDS encoding glycosyltransferase — translation MIYLIGENVFSLNSGTEFSQFQRLHALKRAGHEVKIVTRNYNRFLSQNLKQHGLDQQDSINMYNFFQKALNQPRKKQGLRYLESIPLQDYHVVGIDNNRSEVHYQGKTIANIHVMPATVGLVGDVEYLDDLGHPAVREYWDWRGFKSMVESYHPDGTIGSQRFLDPHGQVVLEITHMNIDGQVRPSMWKLLNYGGHNRIFDSESAIFTFFLNELNRQRQGTFISDRRSLDANVLAVDQPVQTIAVIHSQAKNKQGIYADYQLALNGNTTTHFDKVALPTKQEERALRRFVTYPNCLHHVMDCYYKVTTKDRQLSAKPTLVYRGMLTEVKRILDLISAFQLIHQQLPNARFVMQGYFTAGYQSSVENLIKQSGLNDSVDLLNYKVQPTIYDHADLFINASENEGLGMNMVESMSHGVPVISYDVPYVNTLLPNNNLVANGDPAALAKRVVATLSDSQGYAALSKKAYQIAGQYNETDFVRQWEELLG, via the coding sequence ATGATTTATCTGATTGGCGAAAATGTATTTAGCCTGAATTCGGGGACCGAGTTTTCCCAGTTTCAACGATTGCATGCCTTAAAGAGGGCCGGACATGAGGTAAAGATTGTCACCCGGAACTATAACCGTTTTCTTAGTCAGAACTTAAAGCAGCACGGCCTTGACCAACAAGATTCAATCAATATGTATAATTTCTTCCAGAAGGCCCTGAACCAGCCGCGAAAAAAGCAAGGTCTTCGCTACCTCGAGAGCATTCCCCTTCAGGACTACCATGTTGTGGGAATTGATAATAACCGGTCAGAAGTCCACTACCAGGGAAAAACAATTGCCAACATTCACGTGATGCCCGCAACAGTCGGCCTGGTTGGGGATGTTGAATACCTCGATGACCTGGGCCATCCTGCCGTCCGTGAGTACTGGGACTGGCGGGGATTCAAATCAATGGTTGAATCTTATCATCCAGACGGGACAATTGGGAGCCAGCGTTTTCTTGATCCGCACGGGCAGGTCGTTTTAGAGATTACCCACATGAATATTGACGGCCAGGTCCGGCCGTCAATGTGGAAGCTCCTTAATTACGGGGGACATAACCGTATTTTTGATTCCGAGTCGGCAATTTTTACCTTCTTTCTAAACGAGTTAAATCGTCAACGGCAAGGAACCTTTATCAGTGACCGGCGAAGCTTAGATGCCAATGTCTTAGCGGTTGATCAACCCGTTCAGACGATTGCGGTAATCCATAGTCAAGCCAAAAATAAGCAGGGAATTTATGCCGATTACCAGTTGGCGTTAAACGGAAATACAACCACTCACTTTGACAAGGTGGCCCTACCTACTAAGCAGGAGGAACGGGCCCTTCGCCGGTTCGTTACTTACCCTAACTGCTTGCATCATGTAATGGACTGCTATTACAAAGTGACAACTAAGGACCGTCAATTAAGTGCCAAACCAACGCTGGTCTACCGCGGCATGCTAACGGAAGTGAAGCGGATTTTGGACCTCATCTCCGCCTTTCAACTTATTCACCAGCAGTTACCAAATGCCCGTTTTGTCATGCAGGGCTACTTTACCGCTGGTTATCAATCGTCGGTTGAAAATTTGATTAAGCAGTCGGGCCTTAACGATAGCGTCGATTTACTGAATTACAAGGTGCAGCCAACCATCTATGACCATGCCGACCTCTTCATTAACGCCAGTGAGAATGAGGGGCTGGGGATGAACATGGTGGAAAGTATGAGCCACGGCGTCCCAGTGATCAGCTATGACGTTCCTTACGTAAATACTTTATTGCCAAATAATAATTTGGTCGCAAACGGGGACCCAGCAGCCCTCGCAAAGCGGGTAGTAGCCACTTTAAGTGATTCACAAGGGTACGCGGCTTTATCGAAAAAGGCCTACCAGATTGCAGGCCAGTATAACGAAACCGACTTTGTAAGGCAATGGGAAGAACTATTGGGTTGA
- a CDS encoding 2-hydroxymuconate tautomerase, protein MPLVHIDLIEGRSEEQLKGLVKDVTAAISKNANVPADRVHIVLNEMRKDRYSVGGTMVSDKK, encoded by the coding sequence ATGCCATTGGTTCATATTGACCTGATTGAAGGCCGGAGCGAAGAACAACTCAAGGGCCTTGTTAAAGATGTTACCGCAGCGATTTCAAAGAACGCCAATGTTCCAGCAGACCGGGTGCACATTGTCTTAAATGAAATGCGTAAGGACCGTTACAGCGTTGGCGGGACGATGGTAAGTGACAAAAAATAA
- a CDS encoding metallophosphoesterase, producing the protein MKTRIAVFSDVHGNLSALQAMYQDSLKQGVDQYWFIGDLLMPGPSVTRVWKLFEKMNPAVVVRGNWDDLVVRGARGLMDLDKPSHVYFARLAQYVARHASDQVIDSIANWPMHVTKQVGPLNFGISHNLPNLNMGQALFPTQSTSNFDKLFQVKTDQPVDVAIYAHVHHELLRYSNDERIILNPGAVGEPFNHWQPLQRDLRAHYLILEIDDRGMAETSFRHVAYDRTVESDRAKTDAIPYAELYQLMMKTGLAYTHDQDLLARYNKKYNYADEYRQFAQEKLK; encoded by the coding sequence TTGAAAACAAGAATTGCCGTTTTTTCGGATGTCCACGGTAACCTAAGTGCCTTGCAGGCGATGTATCAAGATAGCTTAAAACAGGGTGTTGACCAGTATTGGTTTATTGGTGACCTCTTGATGCCGGGCCCTAGTGTTACCCGGGTGTGGAAGCTCTTTGAAAAGATGAACCCAGCGGTTGTTGTCCGGGGAAATTGGGATGACTTGGTGGTCCGTGGTGCCCGGGGATTGATGGACCTGGACAAACCTTCCCACGTCTATTTTGCCCGCCTCGCTCAATATGTGGCGCGGCACGCGTCTGACCAGGTGATTGACAGTATTGCCAACTGGCCAATGCACGTTACCAAGCAAGTGGGGCCACTGAATTTTGGTATTTCTCATAACTTGCCCAATTTAAACATGGGCCAGGCCCTCTTCCCGACCCAGTCAACCAGTAATTTTGACAAGCTTTTCCAGGTCAAAACTGACCAGCCAGTCGACGTGGCAATTTATGCCCATGTTCACCACGAGTTGCTCCGTTACTCAAATGATGAACGAATTATCCTCAATCCGGGGGCGGTCGGGGAACCCTTTAACCACTGGCAGCCTTTACAAAGGGACCTGCGCGCCCACTATTTGATTCTAGAGATTGACGACCGGGGGATGGCCGAGACAAGTTTCCGTCATGTTGCCTATGACCGGACGGTCGAAAGTGACCGGGCAAAAACGGATGCCATCCCGTATGCCGAGTTATACCAGTTGATGATGAAGACTGGCTTAGCTTACACTCATGACCAGGACCTGCTCGCCCGTTACAATAAAAAATATAATTACGCGGATGAATATCGCCAATTTGCCCAGGAAAAGTTGAAGTAA
- the ahpC gene encoding alkyl hydroperoxide reductase subunit C, whose product MNFVGHEIEDFKVNAYQDGETKEVTKKDVLGKWAIFFFYPADFSFVCPTELEALQDKYEDFKKANAEIYSVSEDTEFVHKAWAEASDKIGKIKYHMLADPAGKLARMFDVLDEDAGQAYRGVFIVDPDGKIQSYTINNMGIGRSADEILRTLQAAQFVREHGDRVCPANWKPGQDSIKPSLDLVGKL is encoded by the coding sequence ATGAATTTTGTTGGACACGAAATTGAAGACTTCAAGGTAAATGCATACCAAGACGGTGAAACAAAGGAAGTTACTAAGAAGGATGTTCTTGGCAAGTGGGCCATCTTCTTCTTCTACCCAGCTGACTTCTCATTTGTTTGCCCAACCGAATTGGAGGCTTTGCAAGACAAGTACGAAGACTTCAAGAAGGCTAACGCTGAGATCTACTCCGTTTCTGAAGATACTGAATTTGTCCACAAAGCATGGGCGGAAGCATCTGACAAGATTGGTAAGATCAAGTACCACATGCTTGCCGACCCTGCTGGTAAGTTAGCCCGGATGTTTGATGTCTTAGACGAAGATGCTGGCCAAGCTTACCGTGGTGTATTCATCGTGGACCCAGATGGCAAGATCCAATCCTACACGATCAACAATATGGGTATTGGCCGGAGCGCTGACGAAATTCTGCGGACCCTGCAAGCTGCTCAATTCGTTCGTGAACACGGTGACCGGGTATGCCCAGCTAACTGGAAGCCAGGTCAAGACTCCATCAAGCCAAGCTTAGACCTTGTTGGTAAGCTTTAA